In Silene latifolia isolate original U9 population chromosome 3, ASM4854445v1, whole genome shotgun sequence, a single window of DNA contains:
- the LOC141649674 gene encoding uncharacterized protein LOC141649674, protein MEMVCTESYADSPFTDDIATVALPKGFSVPTMTLFDGTTDPCDHISQFKQKMMVTTATGASKEFSSSRRTPKQPSDLYRIVQEIGESIKDYVTRFNAEKVSIRGCDMSTAINAFRQGLDKESNLYKELTMYPCERFEEVQQRATAALRLEEDIRGVKGTKRLRQDKQEIRTRKEG, encoded by the exons ATGGAGATGGTCTGCACCGAAAGCTACGCCGATTCACCGTTTACCGACGATATAGCCACAGTGGCCTTACCAAAAGGATTTAGCGTCCCAACAATGACTCTTTTTGATGGAACCACAGACCCCTGCGATCACATCAGTCaattcaagcagaagatgatggtcACTACGGCCACGGGAGCCTCAAAAGAG TTCTCCAGCAGCCGCAGGACACCCAAGCAGCCAAGTGACCTGTACAGGATCGTTCAGGAGATAGGGGAATCAATCAAGGACTACGTCACCAGGTTCAACGCAGAAAAAGTCTCAATACGAGGCTGCGATATGTCCACTGCTATCAACGCCTTCAGGCAGGGCCTGGATAAGGagtcaaacctctacaaagaattaACTATGTATCCTTGTGAGAGGTTCGAGGAAGTTCAACAGAGAGCTACTGCAGCGTTAAGATTGGAAGAAGATATACGAGGCGTAAAGGGTACAAAGAGGCTTCGACAAGACAAGCAGGAAATTCGCACCAGAAAAGAGGGATGA
- the LOC141648023 gene encoding glyoxylate/hydroxypyruvate/pyruvate reductase 2KGR-like, with translation MNNTKGLLMTYPVSTYLKQQLINQQFTLYQLWENPINSQQFKQISNSIHAIVGNASHGVNADLIESLPNLEIIATYSVGVDQIDLIKCKERGIKVTNTPDVLTNDVADLAIALVLATLRRVCVGDGFVRSGAWKSCDLSLGTKFSGKSVGILGLGRIGSAIAKRAEAFGCSISYCSRSKKPDLNYKYYDKVTDLAANTEILIVSCSLNEETRHIINREVIDALGPKGILVNIGRGAHIVESQLVSALVEGRLGGAGLDVFENEPSVPEELFKLDNVVMMSHVGSDTVETCQAMADLVVRNLEAHFLKEPLLTPVI, from the exons ATGAACAACACCAAAGGTTTACTAATGACATACCCAGTTTCCACATACTTAAAACAACAACTAATTAATCAACAATTCACCCTCTATCAACTCTGGGAAAACCCTATTAATTCCCAACAATTTAAACAAATTTCAAACTCAATCCATGCAATTGTGGGCAATGCTTCACATGGTGTAAATGCTGATTTAATTGAATCACTCCCAAATTTAGAGATTATTGCTACTTATAGTGTTGGGGTTGATCAAATTGATTTGATTAAATGTAAGGAAAGAGGGATTAAGGTTACTAATACTCCTGATGTTCTTACTAATGATGTTGCTGATTTGGCTATTGCTCTGGTTTTGGCTACCCTTAGACGGGTTTGTGTTGGTGATGGGTTTGTCAGAAGTGGTGCTTGGAAAAGTTGTGATCTTTCTTTGGGTACTAAG TTCAGTGGCAAGTCAGTGGGAATTCTCGGACTGGGCAGGATTGGTTCTGCCATTGCAAAGAGAGCCGAAGCATTTGGATGTTCCATTAGTTATTGCTCCCGGTCCAAGAAACCTGATCTCAACTACAAATACTATGACAAAGTCACAGACTTAGCAGCGAACACCGAAATCCTCATTGTTTCATGCTCCCTTAATGAAGAAACCCGTCACATTATCAACCGTGAGGTAATCGATGCATTGGGTCCCAAGGGAATCCTTGTAAACATAGGACGAGGTGCTCACATAGTTGAATCTCAACTTGTCTCGGCACTAGTGGAAGGCAGATTAGGCGGCGCTGGGCTTGATGTTTTCGAGAATGAGCCCAGTGTTCCTGAAGAGCTCTTCAAGCTTGATAATGTGGTGATGATGTCTCATGTAGGAAGCGACACAGTTGAAACTTGCCAGGCCATGGCAGATCTCGTTGTCCGAAATTTAGAGGCGCATTTCCTAAAAGAGCCATTGCTGACTCCAGTTATCTGA
- the LOC141648024 gene encoding dynein light chain 1, cytoplasmic-like: MLEGKAMVEDTDMPVKMQIQAMASASQALDVYDVVEYKSIAAYIKQEFDKRYGGGWQCVVGSNFGCFFTHSKGTFIYFTLETLNFLIFKGAVSS; encoded by the exons atgtTAGAAGGAAAAGCTATGGTAGAGGACACAGATATGCCTGTCAAGATGCAGATTCAAGCCATGGCTTCTGCTTCTCAGGCTCTCGATGTTTATGATGTCGTCGAGTACAAATCTATAGCTGCATACATCAAACAG GAGTTTGACAAGAGATACGGAGGAGGATGGCAATGTGTAGTGGGTTCGAATTTTGGGTGTTTCTTCACTCATTCTAAAGGAACATTCATTTACTTCACACTTGAGACACTTAACTTCTTAATCTTCAAAGGTGCAGTATCGTCTTAA